The sequence GCGTACGCTGGCCGGTCGTACGGTCCCGCACGGAAGGGTCCTGACCTCGAAGGGAACCCGATGGCGAACTGGCCGTTCAGCAGGAGCCAGCCGAAGGCCCCGGTCATGAGGCTCTATGACGCCATCAATCGACGTCGCGACACCCGCCGTGAGTTCAACGGCACCGTCGTCGACGACGAGGTGCTGACTCGACTGCTCTCGGCCGCCCATGCCGCGCCCAGCGTCGGGATGTCCCAGCCGTGGGACTTCGTGGTGATCCGCAACCCCGAGACGCTGGCCGCGTTCCGCGACCACGTCGCCTCCGAGCGTGACGTCTTCGCGGCGTCCTTGGACGGCGAGCGTGCTGACACGTTCTCCCGGATCAAGATCGAGGGCATCGTCGAGTCCGGTCTGGGGATCGTGGTCGGGTACGACCCGACCCGCGGCGGCTCGAACGTGCTTGGCCGACACGCGATTGCGGACGCCGGGCTCTACTCGACCGTCTGCGCGATCCAGAACATGTGGCTCGCCGCGACTGCCGAAGGGGTTGGCGTTGGTTGGGTGAGCTTCTATCGCGAGGAGTTCCTCCGCGAGTTGGTCGGCATGCCCGAGCACGTACGCCCGGTGGCGTGGTTGTGTGTCGGTCCGGTCGACGACCTTCCCGAGGTCCCCGACCTGGAGCGGTACGGCTGGCGGCACCGGTCCCCGCTCACGACGGTGCTGCACGACGAGCTCTACGGCCGGCGTACTGACGACTACGTGCCGACCTCCGTCGCCGCCCCGTCGGCCCTGGCCCGCCGCGAGGCGAACGAGCGTCTCGGCGCCCTGGCGACGCCTCCGGGCGCGCTCGGCCGCCTCGGTGAGCTCGGCGTCTGGGTCGCGGCCTGTCAGGGCGAGGTCCCGCCCCGTCCGATCCAGAACCCACGCCTGGTCATCTTCGCCGGCGACCACGGTGTCGCGGCGCACGGCGTCTCGGCCTTCCCGCCGGCGATCACCGGTGCGATGGTGCGTACCTTCCTGATCGGCAAAGCCGGTGTGTCGGCGCTGGCGAAGGCCAACGGTGTGGCGGTACGCGTCCTCGACATCGGGGTCGACGAGAACTTCGACGACATGCCGGCCGATGTGGTCGCGACCCTGCAGAAGCACAAGGTCCGCCGGTCATCGGGCGCCCTCCACCTCGAGGATGCGCTGAGCGCGACCGAGGTCCGTGCAGCCCTCGAGGCCGGCGCAACTGTCGCTCGTGAGGAGATCGCCGCCGGCGCGGATCTGCTGATCAGCGGTGACATGGGGATCGGCAACACCACGCCGGCCGCCGCCCTGATCGCGGCTGCCCTCGGCCTGCCTGCCTCGGAGGTCGTCGGGCGCGGTACCGGCATCGACGACCAGGCCCTGACCCACAAGACCGACCTCATCGACCAGGCGCTCCGTCGCGTCGGCTCCCGGACCAATGACCCCGTCGAGACCTTGCAGGCGCTCGGGTCGGCGGATCTTGCGGCCAGCGTCGGGTTCCTCCTGACCGCTGCAGCGTCGGGCGTACCTGTGCTTCTGGATGGCCTGATGGCCGTCGCCTGCGGACTGACCGCTGATCGGATCGCCCCCGGTGCGGCGGCCTGGTTCGCCGCCGGACACCGGTCCACCGAGCCGGCTCAGACGCTCGCCCTGGCCAAGATGGGCCTGGAACCGTTGCTGGACCTCGGCATGCGCCTCGGCGAGGGCTCCGGAGCCGTTGCCGCGGTGCCGGTGGTACGCAACGCCGTCGCGCTGATGCGGGATGTGGCGTTGCTGTCCGAGCTCGGGGTCGAGTAGCGCCTCCGTGCTACCGTGCAGCGTTCCTGCCCCCGCGGCAGGACGGTATGTGCTCAGCGAAGTCCGGTGAGATCCCGGCGCTGTCCCGCAACGGTGGTCCTCGACACGAGGCGAGCCCGGACGCCTGGCACCTGCCACGACACCTGTCCTCGGAGGAAGGCCGGATCGTGCGGGCCATTCTGGCCCCGGGCGAACGCACTTCGTCCTCCTTGGCGCATCGGAGGATGAACTGATGAATCGTTGGACGTCAGCCCGTACGGCCGCGGCCGTTGCCGTTCTCGCGGCTGGGCTCAGTGCCTGCGGCACCTCGACCGGCAGCGCCGGTACGACCGGCGGCTCTTTCCCGGTCAGTGTCGGCAGCAGCACCGCCGCGATCACTCTGACGGCGAAGCCGATCAGGATCGTCTCGCTCTCTGCGACCGCGACCGAGGATCTCTTCGCGATCGGCGCCGGCAGTCAGGTCGTCGCGGTGGACAAGGACTCCGACTACCCGGCGAGTGCTCCGCACACCCAGCTCGACGCGTACCAGCTCAACGCCGAGGCAGTAGCCGCCTACAAGCCCGACCTCGTGATCGAGGCAGGGCTCACCCCTGCTCAGGTCGGCCAGCTGACGCGCCTCCACATC comes from Nocardioides baekrokdamisoli and encodes:
- the cobT gene encoding nicotinate-nucleotide--dimethylbenzimidazole phosphoribosyltransferase, whose product is MRLYDAINRRRDTRREFNGTVVDDEVLTRLLSAAHAAPSVGMSQPWDFVVIRNPETLAAFRDHVASERDVFAASLDGERADTFSRIKIEGIVESGLGIVVGYDPTRGGSNVLGRHAIADAGLYSTVCAIQNMWLAATAEGVGVGWVSFYREEFLRELVGMPEHVRPVAWLCVGPVDDLPEVPDLERYGWRHRSPLTTVLHDELYGRRTDDYVPTSVAAPSALARREANERLGALATPPGALGRLGELGVWVAACQGEVPPRPIQNPRLVIFAGDHGVAAHGVSAFPPAITGAMVRTFLIGKAGVSALAKANGVAVRVLDIGVDENFDDMPADVVATLQKHKVRRSSGALHLEDALSATEVRAALEAGATVAREEIAAGADLLISGDMGIGNTTPAAALIAAALGLPASEVVGRGTGIDDQALTHKTDLIDQALRRVGSRTNDPVETLQALGSADLAASVGFLLTAAASGVPVLLDGLMAVACGLTADRIAPGAAAWFAAGHRSTEPAQTLALAKMGLEPLLDLGMRLGEGSGAVAAVPVVRNAVALMRDVALLSELGVE